From one Meiothermus sp. CFH 77666 genomic stretch:
- a CDS encoding M66 family metalloprotease — protein sequence MRAWPVLALWSLVACNPSPAVPGPGIPSVSGEVTIQKTEWGQSVLKTDLRLVAGKPALLRVHLTADREGLPGSLKGEVFRGSNRLGELSFTGPATLPTTINPAELAQTYQATVPAGLVVAGMEVRLLADPNNQVGENNEADNRLTLTPAVGVGTVLPLTLVPVLQPGQTTLPTLPGVDLLRDMLPVQGVQTSTRAPFSYGATVGNASSDWSNLLSALRSLRTSDGSSRYYYGVVRVGYASGIAGIGYVGFPASAGWDIGSSAARIMVHEIGHNLGRGHAPCNVTGESGYPYAGGFIGTWGYSVSSGVLFNPAQYKDVMSYCTPQWISDYM from the coding sequence ATGCGTGCCTGGCCAGTGCTGGCGTTGTGGTCTTTGGTGGCCTGTAATCCCTCGCCGGCGGTACCGGGCCCCGGTATACCCTCGGTCTCGGGCGAGGTCACCATTCAAAAAACCGAGTGGGGCCAGAGCGTCCTCAAAACCGATCTGCGCCTGGTAGCGGGTAAGCCCGCGCTGTTGCGGGTACACCTGACCGCCGACCGCGAGGGCTTGCCGGGGAGCCTGAAGGGCGAGGTATTTCGGGGTTCCAATCGGCTGGGAGAGCTAAGCTTTACCGGCCCCGCTACCCTCCCCACCACCATCAACCCCGCCGAACTGGCCCAGACCTACCAGGCCACGGTGCCAGCAGGCTTGGTAGTCGCCGGGATGGAGGTGCGGCTGCTGGCCGACCCCAACAATCAGGTTGGTGAAAACAACGAAGCTGATAACCGCCTGACCCTCACCCCGGCAGTGGGGGTGGGCACGGTGCTCCCCCTTACCCTGGTGCCGGTGTTGCAGCCGGGGCAGACCACCCTGCCTACCCTTCCGGGCGTGGACTTGCTGCGGGATATGCTCCCGGTGCAGGGGGTACAGACCTCCACCCGGGCCCCGTTCAGCTATGGCGCTACCGTGGGCAACGCCAGCAGCGACTGGAGCAACCTGCTCAGCGCCCTGCGCAGCCTGCGTACCAGCGACGGCAGCAGCCGTTATTACTACGGGGTGGTGCGGGTGGGGTATGCCAGCGGCATTGCTGGGATTGGCTACGTGGGTTTCCCGGCCAGTGCCGGTTGGGATATTGGCAGCTCTGCCGCCCGCATCATGGTGCACGAGATTGGGCACAACCTGGGCCGGGGTCATGCACCCTGCAATGTGACGGGTGAGTCGGGCTATCCCTACGCGGGGGGCTTTATTGGCACCTGGGGTTATAGTGTGTCCAGCGGCGTACTGTTCAACCCAGCCCAGTACAAGGACGTGATGAGCTACTGCACCCCGCAGTGGATTTCCGACTATATGTAA